A genomic region of Amphiura filiformis chromosome 6, Afil_fr2py, whole genome shotgun sequence contains the following coding sequences:
- the LOC140154599 gene encoding uncharacterized protein: MSHGGMLGSPRRQCKSSKILYYLDDFWCGDEKDKCLQTFITFKHVCNQLNIPLSPGKLEGPTPIITFLGIELNAPHQSLSLPPEKLQQLQQELSEWDPNGKKCTKRDLLSLIGKLSFASKCIPAGRIFFRRLIDLSMKAQKLHHRLDLTIEARQDIAWWARFLPEWNGTARFIEPTWTPADSLQLFTYAAASVGCLLHG, translated from the exons ATGTCCCATGGGGGAATG CTTGGATCGCCGCGGCGCCAGTGTAAGTCTTCGAAAATCTTATACTACCTTGATGATTTCTGGTGTGGCGACGAGAAGGACAAGTGCCTGCAGACATTCATCACCTTCAAACATGTCTGTAATCAGCTCAACATTCCATTATCCCCTGGCAAGTTAGAAGGCCCAACCCCAATCATCACATTCCTGGGCATTGAGTTGAATGCACCCCATCAATCCTTGTCCTTACCACCTGAGAAGCTCCAACAGCTGCAGCAGGAATTAAGCGAATGGGACCCAAACGGCAAGAAGTGCACCAAACGTGATCTCTTATCCTTGATAGGCAAATTATCTTTTGCTTCCAAGTGCATTCCCGCAGGTCGTATATTCTTCCGTAGGCTCATAGACCTATCTATGAAGGCACAGAAGTTACATCACCGTCTGGATCTCACCATCGAGGCTAGACAGGACATTGCCTGGTGGGCCCGATTCCTTCCAGAATGGAATGGCACAGCCCGTTTCATCGAACCTACATGGACACCAGCTGACTCCTTGCAGTTGTTCACATATGCAGCTGCATCGGTTGGGTGCTTACTTCATGGGTAG